One window of the Candidatus Chryseobacterium colombiense genome contains the following:
- a CDS encoding family 10 glycosylhydrolase — protein MRGNQLKLIVLLGVFASCSSSKTLADTTKPIKNKNTAQTAAKDSAIAGKTVKVPAEEVFKANLPEIKREFRGAWIASVANINWPSKTNLTVDQQKAEAISMLDMLKDNNFNAVIFQVRPSADALYTSNIEPWSYFLTGETGKAPYPNYDPLQFWIEEAHKRGLELHVWLNPYRAHHANGGSPNGLSMVNKLSDIVVRLKNGMYWFDPADPKTQGHVSNVVKDIVQRYDIDAVHFDDYFYPYATYNKGADFPDYKTWNAYVSSGGTLSRADWRRDNVNKFVERIYKEIHSEKSYVRFGISPFGIWKPGYPEGITGSSQYDELYADAKLWLNKGWVDYFSPQLYWTIDSKGQGFAALLNWWESENTMKRHLWPGLNTVEVRSSDRPTEIKNQIEISRQILKNDAGEIHWSIAGLTKNAGMLPTLKNGPYKEKALIPRSPWLNAVPLQAPTLFMTDNGTSVQASWSVKNIKDVFQWVLFTQYNGVWETEILTMDQLSREIPKYKEGKTLNAVAVKAIDRLGNESDYLAKKIK, from the coding sequence AAAAGTACCGGCAGAAGAAGTCTTTAAAGCTAATCTTCCGGAAATTAAAAGAGAATTCAGGGGAGCGTGGATTGCCAGTGTAGCCAATATTAACTGGCCTTCTAAAACGAATCTGACCGTAGATCAGCAGAAGGCCGAAGCCATCAGTATGCTGGATATGCTGAAGGACAATAACTTTAATGCCGTTATCTTCCAGGTAAGACCTTCGGCAGATGCTTTATATACGAGTAATATCGAGCCTTGGTCGTATTTTTTAACGGGAGAAACAGGAAAAGCTCCCTATCCGAACTACGATCCTTTACAGTTCTGGATTGAAGAAGCTCACAAAAGAGGGCTGGAGCTTCATGTCTGGCTCAATCCTTACCGTGCCCATCACGCGAATGGAGGTTCGCCCAACGGTTTATCCATGGTGAATAAGCTTTCGGATATTGTGGTCAGGCTAAAGAACGGGATGTATTGGTTTGATCCTGCCGATCCTAAAACCCAGGGCCACGTTTCCAATGTGGTAAAAGATATTGTGCAGCGGTATGATATTGATGCCGTCCATTTTGATGACTATTTCTATCCGTATGCCACCTACAACAAAGGCGCTGATTTTCCGGATTATAAAACCTGGAACGCCTATGTAAGCAGTGGCGGAACATTATCAAGAGCCGACTGGAGAAGGGATAATGTCAATAAATTTGTGGAAAGGATCTATAAAGAAATCCACTCAGAAAAAAGCTATGTAAGATTTGGGATCAGTCCGTTCGGAATCTGGAAGCCAGGCTATCCGGAAGGGATTACAGGCTCTTCACAGTATGACGAGCTGTATGCTGATGCCAAATTATGGCTCAATAAAGGCTGGGTCGATTATTTTTCTCCCCAGCTGTACTGGACGATCGATTCTAAAGGTCAGGGATTTGCTGCTTTATTAAACTGGTGGGAATCTGAGAACACCATGAAGCGCCATCTCTGGCCGGGACTGAATACCGTTGAGGTGAGATCTTCTGACAGACCGACAGAAATTAAAAACCAGATCGAGATTTCACGACAGATTTTAAAAAATGATGCCGGGGAAATCCACTGGAGCATTGCCGGGCTGACAAAAAATGCCGGTATGCTTCCAACCCTGAAAAACGGGCCCTATAAAGAAAAAGCTTTGATTCCGAGAAGTCCGTGGCTGAATGCGGTTCCGTTGCAGGCTCCCACCTTGTTTATGACCGATAACGGAACTTCTGTACAGGCCAGCTGGAGTGTGAAGAACATCAAAGACGTTTTCCAGTGGGTGCTTTTCACCCAGTATAACGGAGTCTGGGAAACCGAAATCCTGACTATGGATCAGCTTTCCAGAGAAATTCCTAAATATAAGGAAGGAAAAACACTGAATGCCGTTGCTGTTAAAGCAATTGACCGTTTAGGAAATGAAAGTGATTATTTGGCTAAGAAAATAAAGTAA